The DNA sequence gtatccccaaagttctcctccaacaccacatttcaaatgagttgatttttcttttatccgcttttttcactgtccaactttcacatccatacatagagattgggaataccatggtctgaatgatcctgacttgagtgttcagtgatacttttTAGCTTACTGCTGctttaatagtttttttaaagtttttaattactttttaactgtttttaattgataattttaatgtttcttgtaaaccacttagaggcttgTTGTTTTACAGTCAAGCagtgtataaattttgttaaatgaataaatagtgtCCAATCTTATTTTCTGGCTAAGAACAAATACTTGTAGCATCATCAAGACATAAACTTTCAGCAGAAATGGACCACACTTCAGGGGCTAATGAGGGCTACCAGCTTGCCCACTGCACTTTAGTTTTCAACAAAAAAGTCACTGTTTTCCAAGAATGTGCCAATGTTTAGAGATCATGTGCACAAGAAGATGATCAGGCTCCCCAGTTAAATCATTTCTAGTAGGGCTCTCACCGGATTAAAAGGAATCATTTTATTTGTACGCAGATCTGCCGACTGGTTAAATTTGCATGTGGTGACAACAGCAACTCATAAGCAAGGAGTCTGCTTCCTATTTTTAGTATCTAAACTGAGCTGATGTGTGCATGTTGCCTTAGAAGACGTGTTTCCTCCTCCGTGTGGGGAAGACGGCGAAATCCTCTCCTAAGAGGGCAATTCCCACCTGCCATTTTCATAATTACATCTTGATCACCTGGTGGCATCTACTGTTCCCAATGCGTGTGTTTTATcgctcttttttaaaatgaaaatgttatgtaaaccgcttagagaggTGTTTCTTTCCATTAAGCAGTCTCTAAATCTTGCTAaatcaacaaataaaacagtcttACAATGCAGTCAACTGCTTGCAGGGCAGCTTTCCCTCGGAAAGGCAgcctaaatgtgcatctataatATAAATCAGCATGTGCAAATAGTATGCAAAATAGTGCCTCCGTCCTGAGTCTTTCAAGGACTGTTGCAATgcctctgcaatttttttttatttgtcgaCCTTTGTATGCCGCTTGATTGTAATCaaacctctaagctgtttacaaaaacTAAAGTGAAAATGATCAATGAAAGGCCAGGCATTTGAAAACATTCACAAGGTAATTAAAATGAACAGCAAGCAAAAGAGCGGTTGAGACATGTCAGCTTCTGTGTGTCTGAAGAGGATTGCCCAACCGAaatgtgtggcctggagagagggccAAAGGGAGTGGCCCAGAGagtcacatttggcccccagcccCAGGCCTGAACTTTCCCACCTCGATGGAAAGAGCCACCTTCTCCAGAGTTTAAAATGGCCTAAGTGGACCTCTGGGTCTCAAGGGTCATGTTCTACCTTGATCAAGGCCACAAGGAGGTCATGGAAGCAGTCGCTGGTCCCAGAAGCAACATCCTTCTCTAGGTCTGAATGGAAATCTAGGCGTAATGGGGGAAAAGGGAATGAATTTGAACCCAGATTAAAGGCAGCGGTTTGCACAGGCGATGGTAATATCCCCGGATATCTATTCAAGCAGATAAATTTGGCACTTGGGGGGGACGGAGGAGAATCAGCTTTACAACAAACACCATCTACATCTGTGATGGCCGCTTTGCCACACCTTGTGGCAGCGAGTTCCACGGGCTAACGGCGCATCATGCGAAGGAGGACTCGCTTCTGTCCGTCCTGAAACCTCCAGCCTCATGATCCGAGTATTATCAGAGAGGGTGAAGAACTTCCTATCCAATTTCTCCACGCCACGTATATCCTCTCCCGGCACCCCCAGGGGTATTTTAAAAGGGGGGAGAATGCACACTTGCTTTTAATTTCATTCTCCTGACCCCCAGGTTATaccgattgtgtgtgtgtgtgtgtgtgtgtgtgttatttttaccATGCTTGTAAAAATCCAAGATTTCTCGGATCTGCTGGCTCGTTCGGGTGGAGAGGATTTCGATTAGGGTGTCCCCCTCCAGGCCCTGCAAAGAGGAAGGATGTCTGCCTTAGAAAGTGAACTGCGGCAACCCCTTCAAAGGTAGAGCACGAGATCTCTACTGGAAGGAGAAGCATCTATGTGGTAAGATTCCTGGCTACGACGCACACCTCTCCTGTTGCTCCAGGGATGGAGCAAGATGGAGGAGGTCACATCTGCCTAGCAACCGCAGGGCTGTACATCTCGATTCAGACCCTGGAGAATGGCTGGCTGGCATCGGATGAGCAGCCAAAGACCCAGCAAGAGCGGATGGtcggagcacctgctttgcttgcagaaggtcccaggttcagtcaccactgacatctccaggtagtccgggggggggggcaatccATGCTGGAAAttgtggagagccgctgccagccaatgtaaacaatactgagccagatggaccaaaagTCTGACTCACTATCAGGCAGCTCCCTgcttcaatcaggcttttattcagaaccgtgaggactagaatcttacttaaTTTTTAGGGCATGGGCTATATCTCAGTGGTGGAGcccctggtttgcatgcagaacatcctaTGTTCAGCCCCCAGGTTGGGTTGGGAGACAGCCATGCCTGCAGCCCTGGAGAGCGGCTTCCAATCAGTGTATTTCCCATCTCAGAATCAGGCTGTGTGTGTGATTCAGATACCAAAACAAGACCTACACGTATGGACTGATGGCTCTACCTTCAGGGCCACATTGATTTCATGTGCATCATACTGAGCTGCCGGCCTCAGCAGCCCCACGATAACGCCCTCTAGGTTCCCAGACACAGCTGCTTCCAGAGTCTTCAGTAGGTCCTGGGGAGGGGAAGCAGAAAGGTTTTAGAACTTGACTTAAAAAGGGGGCAGGCCTCGCTAAAAGTCATAGAATTATAGGGTTGGTAGGATCACCggaggtcatctagcccaaccccaACCCCTGGTCAATGTAGGATTTGCAATGTAGGATCTTGCAACTGcagccagcatccttaacaaaataGCCACCCAGGCCTCAAGGTTCCAGGACTTGCGGCAAGCCGGTTCTCAGCCCAAGTGAAGCAGAAGCACAGGTGTGGTCCAGAACAGGCAGGCGCCGAGATCCAGCGCTGGAATGACTGGGGAAGGAGGCAAGACTCCCTGCAACATCCTCACACCAGAGAGAAGCTTACACAGATCGAACAGTCAGCTCTCAGCCTGGATATTTATAGGGTTTGCTGGACAGGGACTGGCCCTTGGGGGTCAGCTGACTGGATGGATCAGGCAACTGAAAGTGCAGCCTAGGCAGTGCTATCAAGCCATCTGCCCCAcaaaggggggggggttaaattTGTAGCTAAGCCTCTCTCACGACAAAGAAGCGAAACAAATACTTTCTTTCCGGTTCAGATTAAAGCTTTGACCAGTCTTTTTGCAGTGTGGTTCCAGTTCAAGGCTTCTGTTTATACCGCTCAATAGCATTACAGACATGTTCTgagagtttctgaacagtctccaagggcagccctatgcagACCTCCTTGCAGCAGTCTATGCTGGCTGCTACCAGGGCATGAGATCAGAGTTCTCTCCCACCTGCACCCCCAGGAAGGACCACAGTTGGCAAACCATCTGAAGGTTATGAAAACAGTTCCATGTCACAGATGATGCTCGGACAGACTTGTGAAGGGCCAGCTCTAACACTGCCCTCCCCCAAACTCTAGATCTAATGGGGGGGCGCCCCCAAAGTGCAGTTCTAGCTCCTACCCTAACCTGTTTAGTGAAATCCAGGAACTCTTCAGCGATCTGCTGCCTCTGTTTGTTGCTCCTGTTGGTCAGCAGGTCAATGATGGTTCCATATGCGACACCTGTCACAATAGATAGCGCAGTTTAGAGGCTACCGCTAAACCATGATTGTATATGTGTACCCTTCATATATATTTCTTCCCACACTTCTGCGACAGTAAAAGTCAACGTTTGCAACCGTATGAATCTAATGTGTGCAAATTATGTCCGTTTGTTGGCTTGCTTCTTAGATTTGCACCCCACTTTTTACAGGAGGCTCCGAGGCGGTAGAGACAGCATTCATAAGATGCTACAGTTGTGGGTCTGAGTTCTGACGCGTGTCAACTAAAACTGAACCTAACGTGACAGCGTGGAAGAGCATAGATTGGAGGGAGCCAGATTCAAATCCCTTCTGAGCTATGAAGCCTACAGAGTGAACATAGGCCAAATGGCCACCTCTTCAGTTAGCCTACCTTGGAGGGCTGTTGTGtggaatttttttaatggaagaacAAAACCCACAAGTGTCCCAACTGTGCTTCACAATCATTATGGATTGCTTACCtttgccactgacagccttaagGAGAGCCTGGACATCTTTCTCTACCTCGAAGCTCAGGTGGGGTCTAATGGTCCCCAGTGTGCCCCACACCGCCGTCTAGGGCAAAATAGGGCAGCAATGCAACAGTCAGGACCCTGAAATCTCAAAGATTCAATGAGCACTGATCATACAACTGATGCAAAGAAATAACAGGCTTTGGCTGCAAGCAAATCGGGCAGCTGTCTCCCAATCCCACAGAGCGGGTGTAGGGAATAAAGCACCAACGCTTtttaacaagtaacctgaaccagtcgagcggtggggggagggcaggtagacagaaaggcaacctattcttccctcgctgattccatctttagtaactacttgtttgtttattctcaggctttacttccttcctcttcctttctttgcTAGTCAGAGATACAGCCTTTGGGTGCAAGCCTCATGGCTCTACACTGGCCACATGTATGTGTGTAGTCAGAACGACTTTCTTTCCCAGTGATAATAAACCTTCCGTTTCTTTATCCTTTCAACCAACAGCCTTGCCAGACTATTTAATTCTGCACCCCGTTGCAATATATACCAAGATaggaaacctcaggcccggggcccATGTGTCCTCGAACTCCGGAGATCCTCTCGCTTGTCCGGAGAGAGGAAGgggtgagtatgtgtgtgtgtgtgtgtagagagattagtctactgtacaaagttaCATTTGTTCCCTGCCTACTTTGGcacctggccctgcccatcattggcatgtggcccccaaaatgTTGtccggaagggaatgtggccctcgggctggaaATGCATTACATGAGGGGGAACTGctttgtgcaaaaaaaaaaaaagtgtatatttaggcaaaagggcagccaggtttgcacacactaaaatgctggtgaattttcatgagggctaaaataaataaatggcaaatgGATGTGGAGAAACCAAATGGGCAGATTTGTCCCTCTCTCCCGGCCACTCACCTTATCCACCAGGGGCAGGTGCCCAAGGATTTCATCTGCCAAAGAGAGTTTCTGAAGCCCGCTCACCGGCGACATTTGCAGCCAAACGCCACACTTTCAAAGATATCAGACAGGTGGGAGTTAGTATTACAAGTGATACAGCACATAGGGGACCCATCTGAGACAGGCGTGTGTGTTTGATGCTGCAATCTGAAGGTGCTCCTTACCAGGGAGTAGGGCCGAGTAAACACGCACTGGGGATGATGTCACAAGTTacgttatattatttatttatttgattgattgattgattgattgatatcccgccctgcctcccagtaggaggTCAGTAGGGCTTGCCAGTAGGGATCTGGAAGAAATTCAGATTGATTTGATTTGCAGTGCAAATCTTGCGGAGCTGTTAAGTTGTTCACCCTCTCTCTTAATAGTACAATTCAttccgcatctgtgttggaactgtttttcagATGTGGGCTACGTTCTAGTATTAAGAGAAAGAGAGATAAGAttgaaaaagatgttttgtttttaaggttttttaaaagatgttttgttttcaggatggtttttaagatgttttatagatgtttctgacagccagggtggtgtagtggtgaaggtgttggactgcgacctgggagagcagggttcgaatccccacatagccatgaagctgactgggtgaccttgggccagtcactgcctctcagccccatgaaaaccctattcatagggttgccataagtcggaatcgacttgaaggcagtacgtttacagGCAGGGGAAAAGTCTCAGTGCAGGTGACTAGAAATGAGAAAGGCTGCATTGTAGGTCTACTTCTGCGTAAATGCTGCCCTGGAAAGCAAAAGCTAACCTTGGGGTCagctatttacttatttattatccCTTTTGTCATAACGGTGGAGACTTGGAAATAAGGCAGCTCCTTATGTCCCTATTTAAACCATCCCTTTCCTTCTTTCcgggagacccagtgtggtgcagtggttaaggagttggactacaacctgggagaccagggttcaaatccccatgtagccatgatggtgaccttgggccagtcactgcctctcagccccatgaaaaccctatgcatagggtcgccgtaagtcggaatcgacttgaaggcagtacatttacacgtTTATAGATGTTCCTGGGGTTTTGTCATttgttcgctgccctgggctccttctgggaggaaaggtgggatatcaatttaataaataaataaataagagaactTGGGGGCATTCATTGAAGCTGAATACTGTGAGGTTTAggaggacaggcaaaagaaaagcCTTTTTTGCATAGCGCAGAATTAAACTATGGATTTCATTCCTACAAGAGGTAGTGGGGTGGCCAGCAACCTGGGTGGCTTCTAACAGAAGATCAGACGCATTTGTGGAGGATAGCggcatcaaaggctactagccacaatggctgtgctcttGCTCTAGGGTCAGTgtgcctctgaagaccagttgctgggacccgcaggaggggagagttgctgttgcgctccggtcctgcttgctggcttcccattggggcatctggatggccactgtgagaacaggatgttggactaggtgggcccccttgggcctgatccagcagccaggcttttcATATGGCCTTGAACCTAATTTCCACTCCTGAGAACAATCTGCCAACAGAAACACGGCTCTCCTAAACCCGTGCTTTTGCAACTTTTACGATGCGGTTCTGCAACCGACGCATGTCTCCAAAAACttgcatgttaggagaaagtgtgcatagaagcgCATGCGTCCGTGAACATAAGCTCACTTTGCCTTTGTGTCTGCTTTTTTGTGCATATTCTTTGGCCGGAGAATTGCCCTgccaaatctggagaagtgcacatttcaaaggagggctgggttgtggcctgcatattgttttggaaagttcagaTTAGGTAAactcacatttaaatgcaaacggagCCAAATTCCACTCACCCCACACCCCTGCGTGGAACCCTTACATAGATCCATAGGGGCCCGGCTTGACAGGGCAAGGAGGAGGTAAGACTAACCCAGTTTTTAAAATGACTTTCTCCCAttcctctctctccactttctgtcTTCAGGATCAACCCAAGGAGAAGGCAATCATTCCACCCATCTACCTCAGACTGGGCCCCCAGAATCCCAACCGCACATGGGTTGCCAACTTACCCGCCTTTTAAACTGGCCTTGCTCCTGTGATGTTAAACAGCAACAGTGAAGCAGGGCGAGGCTTTTCCCCAGCACGGAAATGCCGGGGAAAAGCTTCACCCTCCCACTCTTCTGTGTCTTCTGAAGGCCAAGGAGCAAGGCCCATTTTGGAAAGTTGGCAACAACTCTCGAGCCCCACCGATCCAGCCCCCTCCCAAAAAATCTGGGGCCAAAGAACCTACCTGGCTGTTGCACCTTGTTCCCGGACAGCAGTGAGCGCATTGTCATAAGGCTAGTGGGGGTGACAgccacctccacccccaccccgagGGAGGGCCTCACTCGCCCAGCCAGTGATAAGAGCGCAAAGGAAAAACCAGTCTGGTATGTCGCACTGGAGCCAAGAACGTCTCTTGCCTTGCGCAAGGCACCCTGCCAGATATCATAATTCCTTTCTCCCTGGCAGGGATCCAACTGGCAACTTTTGACAAGGGTGGAGGGATGGAGCACAGGTGCATCCAAAGAGATGCACCTGACAGGTGAGGTGACAGGTGACCTGgcggcatggaagagagtggCCTGGAAGGAAGAATTGTGCTAAGTGATATTGGCCAGTCCCTTCTTCTTTTCAAAAACAAATCTGAAATCTCTCACTCACCTCTGTGCTAGGCTTAATGGCGCAATTTAGCTTAATGCAGATCGCTTACCCTGAAGCAGAAGTGGAGAGGCAAATGCAGGCCTCCCATGCCCTTCCTGATAGTCAACCCacgccctctcacacacacacccaactttccctcctcctccttgctctccgtgtgtgtgtttatttatttattaaatttatatcccacccttcctcccagaaggagcccagggcagcaaacataacccctaaagcactctgaaacatcttaaaagcaaaagactttaaaacatattaaaacaacacatcttaaAAAACCCATCAAAGCAAAACATCTCCTTTTTTAAacggctttaaaaacatcttaaaaagcaatcccggcacagtctgcatctgtgttggaattgctttttaagatgtttttaaagctttttaaaaaaagatgtttgttgtaatatattttaatgtctgtttttattatgttttctagtgttttgagtgtttttgtcgGCCAtgctggcctcctactgggaggaagggtggcatatcaatttaaacaacaacaacaataataatatagacATGACATTCAATCCGTTCTGGAAGAGAAAAAGACCAAAACCCAATTTGCAGGTCGAAACTTGTCCAATAATGGTGGTGTGTTTGCAGACGAGCGTTATCAACAGACAAAGTTTCCTTGTAACTAGACGGGGGGGGGACCTCTTTTTGTGCCAAAATAGGTgaggcaatggatgtgactcttacttttgtacacCTGGCTATATTCCAGGCATGCAAAAGTCAACTCACAGTCCCACAGGCATGAATAtccctccatccaagcaagcaagaggcatgatcgcAGTTCAAATATatgttccagctaggcaaaaatatTTGCAGAGAGGGCGGGGCCAGGCTGGTGAGGGGCGGGGCCTGGTGAGACATTTGAGGGCTGGTAGAGAGGTCCAGAGGGCCGCGTTCAACTCAGAGGcctgaagtcccccccccccaaactagaCTAGAGTCAGTTTCTCAAGGAGCTTTAATCTTGGACATTTCCCCCGCAAAGAATGCGCTCCGTTACGGGATTGTGCAGCCTCTGCCCATGAATTAAGTGCATGTTCTTACTTGATCCAGTAGGAGTTGAATATTTATACTGTTtctaacaccaacaccaacagttTTTCTTAGTCCGGAAATTTGGATTGCCTGGgtgcagatttttttgggggggggggtgtgtTAAAAATGTACTGATAAAGCCGTaaagtttttattt is a window from the Rhineura floridana isolate rRhiFlo1 chromosome 22, rRhiFlo1.hap2, whole genome shotgun sequence genome containing:
- the ANXA9 gene encoding annexin A9 isoform X1 is translated as MSPVSGLQKLSLADEILGHLPLVDKTAVWGTLGTIRPHLSFEVEKDVQALLKAVSGKGVAYGTIIDLLTNRSNKQRQQIAEEFLDFTKQDLLKTLEAAVSGNLEGVIVGLLRPAAQYDAHEINVALKGLEGDTLIEILSTRTSQQIREILDFYKHDFHSDLEKDVASGTSDCFHDLLVALIKGNRERYPGVIDYVLIRQDTKALVGTGGSDPGSLDDSEWIRILTQRSHEHLNRVFRRYHEMTGFQIEEAMAKILQGKAQEAGLTLVSVLRNTPLYFATKLYQAVKGPVASPRTLARILISRSETDLLSIRAEFRKHYGISLYSFIRAETNGNYQAALLGLCRAEDL